A genomic segment from Desulfurella amilsii encodes:
- a CDS encoding DsbA family protein — MKKIFLSILGLILMFSYANATVNYASIAKKLVPANVNIELKQTNDFQIPGFKTFIATLKPQNASVTVYKYLWISEDGKYVIPNLLAYANNSVSQIEPKVKESYNTVNIEWFNRVLSTLSSNLKKSYGNGKIEVYILSDPYCPFCKEQLAQAIELAKQNKIKLYVIPFDVHGEKSTQASMLFWDIESKTNLADALAKVEAASFENVDKIVSQNQNLIKQLTPKYQAKLHYLKEEFFKQKLNGTPSIIIRKTNITGIVIVGLTNLANFVK; from the coding sequence ATGAAAAAAATTTTCTTATCTATCTTGGGTCTTATTTTAATGTTTTCTTATGCAAACGCCACAGTTAATTACGCATCCATTGCTAAAAAACTTGTTCCTGCTAATGTAAACATTGAGCTTAAGCAGACTAACGATTTTCAAATTCCAGGTTTTAAAACATTTATTGCAACTCTAAAACCACAGAACGCATCGGTAACTGTTTATAAGTATTTATGGATTTCAGAGGATGGCAAATATGTAATACCAAACCTTTTAGCCTATGCAAACAATTCTGTCTCACAAATTGAGCCCAAAGTTAAAGAATCCTATAATACAGTAAATATTGAGTGGTTCAATAGAGTATTGTCAACATTAAGCTCAAACTTGAAAAAAAGCTATGGCAACGGAAAAATCGAGGTTTATATATTATCTGATCCATATTGTCCTTTCTGTAAAGAGCAGCTTGCTCAAGCAATTGAACTTGCAAAACAAAATAAAATTAAATTATATGTTATACCATTTGATGTACACGGGGAAAAATCAACACAAGCTTCAATGTTATTCTGGGATATAGAATCAAAAACAAACCTTGCTGACGCTTTAGCAAAAGTAGAAGCTGCATCATTTGAAAATGTTGACAAAATTGTCTCTCAAAATCAAAACTTAATCAAACAACTAACACCAAAATATCAAGCAAAACTTCACTACTTAAAAGAAGAATTTTTTAAACAAAAGTTAAACGGTACGCCTTCTATTATCATTAGAAAAACAAATATAACAGGCATAGTAATTGTAGGCCTAACCAATCTTGCTAATTTTGTAAAGTAA